Within Plasmodium vinckei vinckei genome assembly, chromosome: PVVCY_12, the genomic segment AAACAAAACTTAAAGGACATAAAATACGAGATAAAGATAGACgaaaaaaaagggaaaaggCTTGAAAATGTTGTAGTTCGAATTCGAAAGTTAgaacaaaatgaagaacTAACTTTACAAACAGACCCAAAAGATAAAACtgcattatattttaaaaaagattttgaaattgaaaaatataactttGATTTAGTatttgatgaaaatgataataatgaaactatttttaatgaaatagGGGGACATGAAATAGTTAATAGTGTATGTAGAGGATATAAAGAAACAATAATAACTTATGGACAAACAGGGAGTGGTAAAACCTATACCTTATTTGGGTCTGAAAAAGAATATggcataatttattattttgtttatcatttatataaaacatgtaataaaaaaaattatcgaAAATGTTCGATATATTtaagtatatatgaaatattgGGGGATACATTAGTAGATCTTATGTCAtatcaaaatgaaaaaaatattgaattttatacagaggaatattatttgaaaactataaaatattcatacaAAGTtgtgaatataaaaagttatgAAGCtgctaaaaaaatgattgaTGCTGCATGTATGTTAAGAAATGTTGAGGCTACCTCTCAAAACATGAGGTTACTAAAAATAGCATCAAAATGGTGTATATAGAAAgagatatattaatttatattttcaagcATCTATAagttttgtttttcattttcattttttaggTCCAGTAGATCCCATGCTattattcaattttttgtaaacatTTCTGAACCCACTATTTctaataatgtaaaaactGTTAAGGATTATTATGGGGTTTTAACTTTGGTTGATTTGGTTGGATGTGAAAGAGAAgaatataatacaaataaaaatataaataaatatgaatataaaggAGGAAATACAAATGATAAAACATCTGCTCGAGTTTTAAATTCTTCTCTTTCTTCTCTTAATAAAATGCTTCGAAAAATGCAGGTCTTACTTTCAAACCTTACCTTAGTTGTGTCGTCAAATTGGCACATATATACTCAAATTTATGTGCATTGtaaaatatggaaatttactatatcatttatttatttttttttgtagaTGGGTAATTTAGATGAATCAGACAAACGCCAAAGTGTTTTATGTAAAGTCTTATTTAactatatacaaaaaacaTGTGGAGTTTGcctcattttttgttttaatccTACACTAAGtcaaaaaaatgtacaaacaaaaaaataacataataTTTGGTGTGCATATGCTGAAGtgtattaattatataatgttttttttcttcggATTTTTGTAGCTTACCAGTTCTACTCTCACTATGGCAAGTgaatgcaaaaaaataaaaagcaaAAGGAAACAACTATTTTATGTTAATTCGGAAAGCCGAGaagcattttttaaaaatataaaaagtgaaaataatgatcaTATGCCtactaaaaataatggtagtaataaaaaaacaagttctaaaaatgatgaagatCAATTTCAAGATACAGAACTAAATAGTGCATATTCAAAGTCCAGACAAAAAAGTGACATGTACAATTCAGATAAAGACAACATTAAAGGGATAAATGACAAAGTAAACATTCGAAAGAATTCTTcaatatttgttttgtgtacaaatgatgataataatcaaattataaatataaccgataaaaaaaatgataatgaaaagTATAATCTTTTAAGAAATTTACTACATGAAATTgtagaagaaaaaataatggaagacaaaaaaaataaaaa encodes:
- a CDS encoding kinesin-like protein, putative; the protein is MAEMHKRAYSESLGLIREELRKQNLKDIKYEIKIDEKKGKRLENVVVRIRKLEQNEELTLQTDPKDKTALYFKKDFEIEKYNFDLVFDENDNNETIFNEIGGHEIVNSVCRGYKETIITYGQTGSGKTYTLFGSEKEYGIIYYFVYHLYKTCNKKNYRKCSIYLSIYEILGDTLVDLMSYQNEKNIEFYTEEYYLKTIKYSYKVVNIKSYEAAKKMIDAACMLRNVEATSQNMRSSRSHAIIQFFVNISEPTISNNVKTVKDYYGVLTLVDLVGCEREEYNTNKNINKYEYKGGNTNDKTSARVLNSSLSSLNKMLRKMQMGNLDESDKRQSVLCKVLFNYIQKTCGVCLIFCFNPTLSQKNLTSSTLTMASECKKIKSKRKQLFYVNSESREAFFKNIKSENNDHMPTKNNGSNKKTSSKNDEDQFQDTELNSAYSKSRQKSDMYNSDKDNIKGINDKVNIRKNSSIFVLCTNDDNNQIINITDKKNDNEKYNLLRNLLHEIVEEKIMEDKKNKNIIEQLKSDISKLRNECNFWKKETYNYHNKLKILNKNYLKINEFLFKTLNNNSINSTNSNDTKMNYNTRQNSNSPNSYHNYSLKKYPNETRKHEKSQSLSNNLNRKFCEDNKNISINPRIHKKETLDIENSDLKKKNSISPDSFRTKKILDSEENCSKQTDGYSKISSERYNLKSKPITEIYQINEQGLEKNSFYNKHRSFSEAYNYDEKKSAK